One Phenylobacterium hankyongense DNA segment encodes these proteins:
- the phnE gene encoding phosphonate ABC transporter, permease protein PhnE, giving the protein MSSADDRAAGGPSRAWRFPKPFGWRAVLVIAVATMILARTGADVEIGRALLESGKGIAAGAGLSQDSQVARGFRAILAQMFPPQIAEVTETARIPGFDPHQPPLFSHVETRTVIVKSLDPDTMRIVDRTTQQEVLVEPVGYLRHVAAKLIETFEIALWGTLLAVLIGAPLAFFGARNLSPHPLLIMLCRSVVSFFRAVPELISALFFVLAYGFGPAAGVLALALHAAGFLGKFYAEDIENTDPGPQEALRATGANRLKQLRYAILPQVLPQYVAYTLYILDRNVRMATVIGLVGAGGIGLELKGRYDLYQYSHVSTILIAIFILVFALDQLSSWLRRRWI; this is encoded by the coding sequence ATGAGCAGCGCGGATGATCGGGCCGCTGGCGGGCCGTCCAGGGCGTGGCGCTTTCCGAAGCCGTTCGGATGGCGCGCCGTGCTTGTCATCGCTGTCGCCACAATGATCCTGGCTCGCACGGGGGCAGATGTCGAGATTGGCCGGGCTCTCCTCGAGTCCGGGAAGGGCATCGCCGCCGGAGCTGGTCTTTCCCAGGATTCGCAGGTCGCCCGCGGCTTCCGGGCGATCCTCGCGCAGATGTTTCCGCCGCAAATCGCCGAAGTGACCGAGACTGCGCGGATCCCTGGATTCGATCCTCACCAGCCGCCGTTGTTTTCGCACGTCGAGACGCGAACCGTGATCGTCAAGTCGCTCGACCCTGATACGATGCGCATCGTCGATCGCACCACCCAGCAGGAAGTGCTTGTCGAACCCGTCGGCTACCTGCGCCACGTCGCCGCCAAGCTCATCGAGACCTTTGAGATCGCGCTGTGGGGCACGCTGCTGGCCGTGCTGATCGGCGCGCCGCTGGCCTTCTTCGGCGCGCGCAATCTTTCGCCTCATCCCTTGCTGATCATGCTCTGCCGTAGCGTTGTCAGCTTTTTTCGTGCGGTTCCCGAACTCATCAGCGCACTCTTTTTCGTGCTCGCCTACGGGTTCGGACCCGCCGCAGGCGTGCTCGCGCTCGCGCTTCATGCCGCCGGCTTCCTCGGCAAGTTCTACGCGGAGGATATCGAAAATACGGATCCGGGGCCGCAGGAGGCGTTGAGGGCGACCGGAGCCAATCGGCTGAAGCAGCTGCGCTACGCCATTCTGCCGCAGGTGCTGCCGCAATATGTTGCCTACACGCTCTACATCCTCGACCGGAACGTGCGCATGGCGACCGTCATCGGCTTGGTCGGCGCCGGCGGAATTGGCTTGGAGCTGAAGGGCCGCTACGACCTCTATCAATACTCCCACGTCAGTACGATCCTGATCGCCATCTTCATTCTCGTATTCGCGCTCGACCAGCTTTCCAGCTGGCTGCGCCGCCGTTGGATATGA
- a CDS encoding NAD(P)/FAD-dependent oxidoreductase, with protein MADFDFDVVVVGAGAVGLASGYALAKRGLSVAVLEREAAIGQGVSSRNSEVIHGGLYYATGSLKAKLCVQGRRALYAFLDAHHVDYDRCGKLVVATTPEEVGRLDAILEQARINDVEGMAQLSKAQALAMEPELKTEGALLSPNSGVFDSHGYMLALQGEIEAAGGAVVLSTPFEGAAPLPGGGFEVRAGGAEATTLTARYLVTAPGLSAQAVAVQIEGFPAQVIPEAHYGKGMYFRLSGKAPFAHLIYPPPIHGALGTHYRRDLGGQGVFGPDLTFVDELDYSVDPAAADGFYRYIRKFWPGLPEGSLSPDYAGIRPKLHGPDEPQPDFRIDGRDVHGMDGLVTLFGIESPGLTSSLAIGEEVAARLDLPAISVASAASG; from the coding sequence ATGGCGGATTTCGATTTTGACGTGGTGGTGGTCGGCGCGGGCGCCGTGGGCCTGGCCAGCGGCTATGCGCTCGCAAAGCGCGGCCTGAGCGTGGCGGTGCTCGAGCGGGAGGCAGCCATCGGCCAGGGCGTCTCCTCGCGCAATTCCGAGGTGATCCACGGCGGGCTCTACTACGCCACCGGCTCGCTGAAGGCGAAGCTGTGCGTCCAGGGCCGGCGCGCGCTCTACGCCTTCCTCGACGCCCACCACGTGGACTACGACCGCTGCGGCAAGCTGGTGGTGGCGACCACGCCGGAGGAGGTCGGCCGCCTCGATGCCATCCTCGAACAGGCCCGCATCAACGACGTCGAGGGCATGGCGCAGCTCTCCAAGGCCCAGGCGCTGGCCATGGAGCCGGAGCTGAAGACCGAGGGGGCGCTGCTGTCGCCCAACAGCGGCGTCTTCGACAGCCACGGCTACATGCTGGCCCTGCAGGGCGAGATCGAGGCGGCGGGTGGCGCGGTGGTGCTGTCGACGCCGTTCGAAGGGGCCGCGCCCTTGCCCGGCGGCGGTTTCGAGGTGCGGGCAGGCGGAGCGGAGGCGACCACGCTCACCGCCCGCTACCTGGTCACAGCGCCCGGGCTGTCGGCCCAGGCCGTGGCGGTGCAGATCGAGGGCTTTCCGGCCCAGGTCATCCCCGAGGCCCACTACGGCAAGGGCATGTACTTCCGGCTGTCCGGCAAGGCCCCCTTCGCCCACCTGATCTATCCGCCGCCGATCCACGGCGCGCTGGGCACCCACTACCGTCGCGACCTCGGCGGGCAGGGGGTGTTCGGGCCGGACCTGACCTTCGTCGACGAGCTGGACTACAGCGTCGATCCGGCCGCCGCCGACGGATTCTACCGCTACATCCGCAAATTCTGGCCGGGCCTGCCCGAGGGCAGCCTGAGCCCCGACTACGCCGGCATCCGCCCGAAGCTGCACGGCCCGGACGAGCCACAGCCGGACTTCCGCATCGACGGCCGCGACGTCCACGGGATGGACGGCCTCGTCACCCTGTTCGGCATCGAGAGCCCGGGCCTGACCTCCTCCCTCGCCATCGGCGAGGAGGTGGCGGCGCGGCTGGATCTGCCGGCTATTTCGGTAGCGTCTGCAGCCAGCGGATAA
- a CDS encoding glycosyltransferase, with the protein MSVLHLLGTAGEGGAETYFVDLVAALRRAGVGEAAAIRRHPGREAALKAAGVPVKVLPFGGPLDILSKTAAAGYARLQDAKLALAWMNRAARHTPKGPWARIGRLGGYYNLKYYAGFDELVANTEDIAEWVVAQGWPAGKVRCIPNFAAAPVDAAAVDRASLDTPEEAPLLLAMGRLHDAKAHDVSLAALAQLPDAYLWIAGVGPQEAKLRAMATALGVDERVRFLGWRTDASALYRTADLCIFPSRYEPLGNVVIQAWAHGLPVVAAASQGPKALIRDSEDGLLVAIDDADALAIAVRRLLSQPALRARLVEAGAKRVEREFSEAAVVAQWKMLFADYGAA; encoded by the coding sequence ATGAGCGTGCTTCACCTCCTAGGCACGGCCGGCGAAGGCGGGGCCGAAACCTACTTCGTCGACCTTGTCGCTGCGCTGAGGCGCGCCGGCGTGGGCGAGGCCGCGGCCATCCGCCGGCACCCGGGCCGCGAGGCGGCGCTGAAGGCGGCCGGCGTGCCGGTGAAGGTGCTGCCGTTCGGCGGGCCGCTCGACATCCTCAGCAAGACCGCGGCGGCCGGCTACGCGAGGCTGCAGGACGCGAAGCTGGCGCTGGCTTGGATGAACCGGGCGGCGCGGCATACGCCGAAGGGCCCCTGGGCGCGGATCGGGCGGCTGGGGGGCTACTACAACCTCAAATACTACGCCGGCTTCGACGAGCTGGTGGCCAACACCGAGGACATCGCCGAGTGGGTCGTGGCCCAGGGCTGGCCGGCCGGCAAGGTGCGCTGCATCCCCAACTTCGCCGCCGCGCCGGTGGACGCCGCCGCCGTCGACCGCGCCAGCCTCGACACGCCTGAGGAGGCGCCTCTGCTGCTGGCCATGGGCCGGCTGCACGACGCCAAGGCCCATGACGTCAGCCTGGCCGCCCTCGCCCAACTGCCCGACGCCTACCTGTGGATCGCCGGAGTGGGGCCACAGGAGGCCAAGCTGCGGGCGATGGCGACGGCGCTGGGGGTCGATGAGCGCGTGCGGTTCCTCGGCTGGCGGACCGACGCCTCGGCGCTCTACCGGACGGCCGATCTCTGCATCTTCCCCTCGCGCTACGAGCCGCTGGGCAATGTGGTGATCCAGGCCTGGGCGCACGGCCTGCCGGTGGTGGCCGCCGCCAGCCAGGGCCCGAAGGCGCTGATCCGCGACAGCGAGGACGGCCTGCTGGTGGCGATCGACGACGCCGACGCCCTCGCCATCGCCGTGCGGCGCCTGCTCAGCCAGCCGGCGTTGCGGGCCCGCCTCGTCGAGGCCGGCGCGAAACGGGTGGAGCGCGAGTTCTCCGAGGCCGCGGTCGTGGCCCAGTGGAAGATGTTGTTCGCCGACTACGGAGCCGCCTGA
- a CDS encoding alpha/beta hydrolase family protein, with the protein MKAWIVAACAAASLTATHAWAKAAPLPPAAVYTDPPADKAHPARSEVLHIPAGGVQVNGLAYIAAGAGPHPTVVLFHGLPGNEKNLDLAQAIRRAGWNVVTVNYRGSWGSPGTFSFKGNLADAKATLAYVRDPANAARLQIEPTRLVVMGHSMGGWVTAVTAGEDPALLGAVLISAADMSRLATASPAERLATAADNMETLAGVTAQSMADDMATLGPDESFAHAAPGLARRPLLVLSADDGLAPMTDALVADIRKRGGTRVTALHAATDHSWNTQRIRLESEVIRWLQTLPK; encoded by the coding sequence ATGAAGGCTTGGATTGTGGCGGCCTGTGCGGCCGCGTCACTGACCGCGACGCACGCCTGGGCGAAGGCCGCGCCGTTGCCGCCGGCCGCCGTCTACACCGATCCGCCGGCCGACAAGGCGCATCCGGCCCGCTCCGAGGTGCTGCACATCCCGGCCGGCGGGGTGCAGGTCAACGGCCTGGCCTATATCGCCGCCGGGGCCGGTCCGCATCCGACGGTCGTGCTGTTCCACGGCTTGCCGGGCAACGAGAAGAACCTCGACCTCGCCCAGGCCATCCGCCGCGCCGGCTGGAACGTGGTCACCGTCAACTATCGCGGCTCCTGGGGCAGCCCCGGAACCTTCAGCTTCAAGGGCAACCTCGCCGACGCCAAGGCGACCCTGGCCTACGTCCGCGACCCGGCCAACGCCGCCAGGCTGCAGATCGAGCCGACGCGGCTGGTGGTCATGGGCCACAGCATGGGCGGCTGGGTCACGGCGGTGACCGCTGGGGAAGACCCCGCGCTGCTGGGCGCGGTGCTGATCTCCGCCGCCGACATGAGCCGCCTGGCGACGGCGTCGCCGGCCGAGCGGCTGGCCACGGCGGCCGACAACATGGAGACCCTGGCCGGCGTCACCGCCCAGAGCATGGCCGACGACATGGCGACGCTCGGTCCGGACGAGAGCTTCGCCCACGCCGCGCCGGGACTGGCGCGGCGGCCGCTGCTGGTGCTGAGCGCCGACGACGGGCTCGCGCCGATGACCGACGCCCTGGTGGCCGACATCCGTAAGCGCGGCGGGACCCGGGTCACCGCCCTGCACGCCGCCACCGACCACAGCTGGAACACCCAGCGCATCCGGCTGGAGAGCGAGGTTATCCGCTGGCTGCAGACGCTACCGAAATAG
- the asnB gene encoding asparagine synthase (glutamine-hydrolyzing), whose product MCGIAGVLAGEPATRPETTRALIGALTHRGPDGIRVEEAAGASLAHARLSIIDLEGGWQPLHAAGSTVIGNGEIYNYLELARDYQLDGKLATGSDFEPLLHIYAQEGPKAFERLRGMYALCLIGADGRTWLARDPFGIKPLYLLEHEGGLAFASEPRAFFKAGLLKADLNETAARELLGFNYTLGEEPIFRGLRRLAPGEVLEVRDGRVVSTERRRPLIPAGQTAGDDDALIRRLDAVLEDSVAVHQRSDVPYGLFLSGGIDSAAIATLMARLNERPVTAFTCGFDAPGARDERAQAERVARALNLDWRETSFGEADFWRILPQVAWALDDPTADYATLPTYKLAEAAKGTLTVVLTGEGGDELFGGYGRYRRALRPAWLGGRPAEPRLDDAGALARWRAQAQAPKGLTPLQQAQWADVATWLPNDLLLKLDRCLMAHGLEGRTPFLDPEVAAFAFPLPDRFKVRGRYGKWILRKWLERACPAAEPWARKQGFTVPVEAWIAPRAADIARRIGKIESVRRVRDPEAVARAFAGDQAGQRWPLLFYAVWSLIHLEGASPSDALAQATGGI is encoded by the coding sequence ATGTGCGGCATCGCAGGCGTGCTGGCGGGCGAGCCGGCGACGCGTCCCGAGACCACCCGCGCCCTGATCGGCGCCCTCACCCACCGCGGGCCCGACGGGATCCGGGTCGAAGAGGCGGCCGGCGCCTCGCTGGCCCACGCCCGGCTGTCGATCATCGACCTGGAGGGCGGCTGGCAACCGCTGCACGCCGCCGGCTCGACGGTGATCGGCAACGGCGAGATCTACAACTACCTGGAGCTGGCGCGGGACTACCAGCTGGACGGCAAGCTCGCGACCGGATCGGATTTCGAGCCGCTGCTGCACATCTACGCGCAGGAGGGGCCCAAGGCCTTCGAGCGGCTGCGCGGCATGTACGCGCTCTGCCTGATCGGCGCCGACGGGCGCACCTGGCTGGCGCGCGACCCGTTCGGGATCAAGCCGCTGTACCTGCTGGAGCACGAGGGCGGCCTGGCCTTCGCCTCCGAGCCCAGGGCCTTCTTCAAGGCCGGCCTGCTCAAGGCCGATCTCAACGAGACCGCCGCGCGCGAACTGCTGGGCTTCAACTACACCCTCGGCGAAGAGCCGATCTTCCGCGGCCTGCGGCGCCTGGCCCCCGGCGAGGTGCTCGAGGTGCGCGACGGCCGCGTCGTCTCCACCGAACGCCGCCGGCCGCTGATCCCCGCCGGCCAAACAGCAGGCGATGACGACGCCTTGATCCGCCGGCTCGACGCCGTGCTCGAGGACAGCGTCGCCGTGCACCAGCGCTCCGACGTGCCCTATGGCCTGTTCCTGTCGGGCGGCATCGATTCGGCGGCGATCGCCACGCTGATGGCGCGGCTGAACGAACGGCCGGTGACCGCCTTCACCTGCGGCTTCGACGCCCCCGGCGCGCGGGACGAGCGGGCGCAGGCCGAGCGGGTGGCCCGGGCGCTGAACCTCGACTGGCGCGAGACCAGCTTCGGCGAGGCCGACTTCTGGCGGATATTGCCGCAGGTCGCCTGGGCGCTGGACGACCCCACCGCCGACTACGCCACCCTGCCGACCTACAAGCTGGCGGAGGCCGCCAAGGGCACGCTGACCGTGGTGCTGACCGGCGAGGGCGGCGACGAGCTGTTTGGCGGCTATGGCCGCTATCGTCGGGCCCTGCGGCCGGCCTGGCTGGGCGGCCGCCCGGCCGAGCCCCGGCTCGACGACGCCGGCGCGCTGGCGCGCTGGCGGGCGCAGGCCCAGGCGCCGAAGGGCCTCACGCCGCTGCAGCAGGCGCAGTGGGCCGACGTCGCCACCTGGCTGCCCAACGACCTGCTGCTGAAGCTCGACCGTTGCCTGATGGCCCACGGGCTGGAGGGCCGCACGCCGTTCCTGGACCCCGAGGTCGCCGCCTTCGCCTTTCCCCTGCCCGACCGGTTCAAGGTCCGCGGCCGCTACGGCAAGTGGATCCTGCGCAAGTGGCTGGAGCGCGCCTGCCCGGCCGCCGAGCCCTGGGCGCGGAAGCAGGGCTTCACGGTGCCGGTGGAGGCCTGGATCGCGCCGCGCGCCGCCGACATCGCCCGACGGATCGGCAAGATCGAAAGCGTTCGCCGCGTGCGTGACCCCGAGGCGGTGGCCCGGGCGTTCGCCGGCGACCAAGCGGGCCAGCGCTGGCCGCTGCTGTTCTATGCGGTGTGGTCCCTGATCCACCTGGAGGGCGCATCGCCGAGCGACGCGCTGGCGCAGGCGACGGGCGGGATTTGA